A genomic segment from Psychrobacillus sp. FSL K6-2836 encodes:
- a CDS encoding IS110 family transposase, producing MEVIIERACGMDVHKDSITACIITPKGKEIQTFSTKTVFLLQLIDWIKEHGCTHVAMESTGVFWKPIVNLLEAESIEFLVVNAQHMKAVPGRKTDVKDAEWIAKLLRHGLLKASFIPDRNQRELRELVRYRRSIIEERARQHNRIQKVLEGANIKLGSVVSDIMGVSSLDMLRAIADGENDPEKLASFARRSMKKKKSELELALRGYINPHQRLMLKTILVHIEFLTEQIELLNEEVATRLSSHQEDIERLDSIPGIATRMAEQILAEVGTDVEKQFPSSAHLCSWAGLVPGHNESAGKRKSTNMKKGNKYLKSALIEAAHSVRGSKTYLGALYRRTASRKGKKRAGISVAHAILRISYYLLTRKEMYVDLGEDYFDKQKEQSIVRYSVRRLENLGYNVTITEPNAS from the coding sequence ATGGAAGTAATCATTGAACGTGCTTGTGGGATGGATGTCCATAAGGATTCCATTACTGCTTGTATTATTACGCCAAAAGGAAAGGAGATTCAAACGTTCTCCACTAAAACTGTATTTCTATTACAGTTAATTGACTGGATTAAGGAGCATGGTTGTACTCACGTAGCAATGGAAAGCACAGGTGTATTTTGGAAGCCTATTGTTAACTTGCTTGAAGCCGAGAGCATTGAGTTTTTAGTAGTGAACGCTCAACATATGAAAGCAGTACCAGGTCGCAAGACCGATGTAAAGGATGCAGAATGGATTGCCAAACTTCTTCGTCATGGTCTACTTAAAGCAAGTTTTATTCCAGACCGAAATCAGCGGGAATTGCGAGAGTTAGTTCGTTACCGTCGAAGTATTATTGAAGAGCGTGCGAGACAACATAATCGGATTCAAAAGGTTTTAGAAGGAGCGAATATCAAACTCGGTTCCGTTGTCTCCGACATCATGGGTGTTTCGTCGCTTGATATGCTTCGTGCTATCGCCGATGGCGAAAATGATCCTGAGAAATTAGCCAGCTTTGCCCGCCGATCAATGAAGAAGAAAAAGAGTGAACTAGAACTAGCTCTTCGAGGGTATATCAATCCACATCAACGTCTCATGTTAAAAACCATTCTGGTTCATATAGAATTTCTAACTGAGCAGATTGAGCTATTAAACGAAGAGGTCGCTACAAGGTTATCCTCCCATCAAGAAGATATAGAACGATTGGATTCCATTCCTGGCATCGCCACTCGAATGGCCGAACAAATCTTAGCCGAAGTCGGTACAGATGTGGAGAAGCAATTTCCCAGTTCGGCGCACTTATGTTCCTGGGCAGGATTAGTACCTGGACATAATGAAAGTGCGGGCAAGAGGAAATCAACCAACATGAAAAAAGGAAACAAGTACTTGAAATCGGCATTAATTGAAGCGGCTCATTCTGTTAGAGGATCCAAAACCTACTTGGGAGCCTTGTATAGGCGCACTGCATCAAGAAAGGGTAAAAAGCGTGCCGGGATATCAGTGGCTCATGCCATTTTAAGAATCAGCTATTATCTCCTAACTCGCAAAGAAATGTACGTAGACTTAGGGGAAGATTACTTTGACAAACAAAAAGAACAATCAATTGTACGATATTCTGTCCGAAGACTTGAAAACTTAGGTTACAACGTTACAATCACTGAACCAAATGCCTCCTAA
- a CDS encoding YczI family protein → MLFFLGLMGLVTGISEFKVERRTSAIISFLVSAFALFVCFYTFNTFN, encoded by the coding sequence ATGTTGTTTTTCTTAGGTCTAATGGGGTTAGTTACTGGGATTTCTGAATTCAAGGTAGAACGAAGAACAAGTGCAATAATATCTTTCCTTGTATCTGCATTCGCTCTTTTTGTTTGCTTCTATACATTTAATACTTTTAACTAA
- a CDS encoding AAA family ATPase, whose translation MFEKFNFDLIYRERDNFTPLVVMMCGVAGSGKTTFSQQLEKEGFVRLSIDEEIWATNGRYGIDFPIEKIEEYKKDAERKLCNHLIKLIHDKQQVVIDFSFWDRVRRNRYKQLIEKSGGKWRLIYLKVHPDDLRERLKIRNKRFDANAFPITEEILTSYLNGFEAPIGEGEIIIEN comes from the coding sequence ATGTTTGAAAAGTTTAATTTTGACTTAATTTATCGTGAACGAGATAATTTCACCCCTCTAGTGGTAATGATGTGCGGTGTAGCTGGTTCTGGGAAAACTACATTCTCACAACAATTAGAAAAAGAAGGTTTTGTGCGTCTTTCTATTGATGAAGAAATATGGGCTACTAATGGTCGGTATGGGATTGATTTTCCAATTGAAAAGATTGAAGAATACAAGAAAGATGCAGAAAGAAAATTGTGTAATCATTTAATAAAGTTAATTCACGATAAACAACAGGTGGTAATTGACTTCAGTTTTTGGGATCGTGTGAGAAGGAACCGATATAAGCAACTTATTGAAAAGTCTGGCGGTAAATGGCGACTTATTTATTTAAAAGTTCATCCTGATGATTTGCGTGAACGGCTTAAAATACGAAACAAACGTTTTGATGCTAATGCTTTTCCTATTACAGAAGAAATTTTAACCTCCTACCTTAATGGTTTCGAAGCACCAATAGGTGAGGGAGAAATTATAATTGAAAATTAG
- a CDS encoding NUDIX hydrolase, producing MSGGKDTYMNPIKKAYGYVTRTREGKTQVLVFRHSNAEAGIQIPKGTVKPKEDTYNAVIREIEEETGLRNFKVENLIAEDIWENDDGAIHNRFFYKITVSSIEDEWDYHPTGGGEEDGLTFHYFWISSIDDVELIRGHGDYLNLVLN from the coding sequence ATGAGTGGGGGGAAGGATACTTACATGAATCCTATAAAAAAAGCTTATGGTTATGTAACAAGAACTAGAGAGGGAAAAACACAGGTATTAGTGTTTCGCCATTCAAATGCTGAAGCGGGTATTCAGATACCCAAAGGTACAGTAAAGCCAAAAGAAGATACTTATAATGCAGTAATTAGAGAGATTGAGGAAGAAACTGGACTTAGAAATTTTAAAGTTGAGAATTTAATTGCAGAAGATATTTGGGAGAATGATGACGGTGCAATACATAACAGATTTTTTTATAAGATAACCGTTTCAAGCATTGAAGATGAATGGGACTATCACCCAACTGGTGGAGGAGAAGAAGACGGTCTAACATTTCATTACTTCTGGATTTCATCAATAGATGATGTTGAACTTATAAGAGGTCATGGAGATTATTTAAATCTTGTTCTTAACTAA
- a CDS encoding oxidoreductase family protein has translation MKLSQSQHMGVDIGILSECISKALKTTDIQIINWIIDPIYCKSTNFTTGGIYRVHGIAGTGQSHLPWTIILKVIRSEQEDKNHFQHHNYWKREALVNELGILTHLPNVFQTPECYKVEQKSESEIWLWMEEIKEDNQNKWSENKFKFIAQQLGLFHGAYATGEQPLPDEEWICRHWLQSWIAGCEKYARNPYLDYPKIQGELQEIDQIWDTFLNLNQNREIHFKALNGIPKALSHQDLSKQNMYISTDKEGHKNLILIDWQFLSISGIGEDLGKLFGVALSQEDIPTEHGWYYQSLIFKSYMEGLTKAGWNGEESLPRYGFCISVAFRSSWEVPKLIQLIANTNVDSSTPMNKDTHKLLQIVRIQMKLAEEAQQILRTMGYSLFD, from the coding sequence TTGAAACTATCACAATCTCAACATATGGGTGTAGACATTGGAATTCTTAGTGAATGTATATCCAAGGCTTTAAAGACAACGGATATTCAAATAATAAATTGGATTATTGATCCTATTTATTGCAAATCGACTAACTTTACAACAGGTGGAATATACAGAGTCCATGGTATTGCTGGAACTGGACAAAGCCATTTACCTTGGACAATTATATTAAAAGTTATCCGATCTGAACAAGAAGATAAAAACCACTTTCAACATCATAATTATTGGAAACGTGAAGCTCTTGTTAATGAGTTAGGGATATTAACGCACTTGCCAAATGTTTTTCAAACTCCAGAATGTTATAAAGTTGAACAAAAATCTGAGAGTGAAATCTGGCTTTGGATGGAGGAGATAAAAGAAGATAATCAGAATAAGTGGTCAGAGAACAAGTTTAAATTTATTGCACAACAATTGGGTTTATTCCATGGTGCCTATGCCACAGGGGAACAGCCACTTCCTGATGAGGAGTGGATTTGCCGTCATTGGTTACAATCTTGGATTGCTGGATGCGAGAAATATGCAAGAAATCCATACCTTGACTATCCCAAAATTCAAGGTGAACTTCAAGAAATCGATCAAATTTGGGATACTTTTTTGAATTTGAATCAAAATCGGGAAATTCATTTTAAAGCTTTAAATGGAATCCCTAAGGCTTTGTCACATCAGGATTTAAGTAAACAGAACATGTACATAAGTACCGATAAAGAAGGGCATAAAAATCTAATTTTAATAGATTGGCAATTCCTAAGCATTTCAGGAATAGGGGAAGACCTAGGAAAACTATTCGGTGTAGCTTTGAGTCAAGAAGATATACCTACGGAACATGGTTGGTACTATCAAAGTCTGATTTTTAAAAGCTATATGGAAGGCTTAACAAAGGCTGGGTGGAATGGTGAAGAATCATTGCCACGGTATGGTTTTTGCATTTCAGTTGCATTCCGTAGCTCTTGGGAAGTTCCAAAGCTAATCCAACTTATAGCAAACACCAATGTAGATAGTTCAACCCCCATGAACAAAGATACACACAAGCTATTACAAATCGTAAGAATTCAAATGAAACTTGCTGAAGAAGCACAGCAAATATTGAGAACAATGGGATATTCTTTATTTGACTAA
- a CDS encoding DUF5643 domain-containing protein, with protein sequence MKKAKKGNDKAFIKIFQEYEEVITHHLKLMKWIFMVGQAVKESFIVPNQLKRDSFNFSISFDEFNGNKGNWNLNIPITKIEGESFLVMDEATSKDYKIRMKKVTFTSATTEINFDLTEPINAEELNQIIRFHLYDDKGNMLKEISAGGGGCSDCENIDGKITLDTSVQYEPLKHIPDYLIIEPYISSTSENIDELRMEIPLKESE encoded by the coding sequence GTGAAAAAAGCTAAGAAAGGGAATGATAAAGCATTTATAAAGATTTTCCAAGAATATGAGGAAGTAATAACGCATCATTTAAAATTGATGAAATGGATTTTTATGGTGGGGCAGGCAGTCAAGGAGAGTTTTATTGTTCCTAATCAATTGAAAAGGGATTCTTTTAATTTTTCTATATCTTTCGATGAGTTTAATGGAAATAAAGGTAACTGGAATTTGAACATTCCGATCACTAAAATTGAGGGAGAATCGTTTCTTGTTATGGACGAAGCTACTTCTAAAGATTATAAAATTAGAATGAAAAAAGTAACTTTTACATCAGCAACAACAGAAATAAACTTTGATTTAACCGAACCAATTAATGCTGAAGAACTAAACCAAATTATACGTTTTCACTTATATGATGATAAAGGGAATATGTTAAAAGAAATAAGTGCTGGTGGCGGTGGTTGTAGTGATTGTGAAAATATAGATGGAAAAATAACACTGGATACGAGTGTCCAGTATGAACCATTAAAGCATATTCCAGATTACTTAATTATTGAGCCGTACATTAGTAGTACAAGTGAAAATATTGACGAATTAAGAATGGAGATTCCCCTTAAAGAAAGTGAATAA
- a CDS encoding winged helix-turn-helix transcriptional regulator — protein MARICKDGFEKKFIKEQRDVYGIAYTQNMLSGRWKSLILWFLKTREHRYSEIKAFLWDISQGSLTKQLRELETDGLIKREVFPEVPPRVEYSLTTKGREFIPILDMMENFGKKFGEKPE, from the coding sequence ATGGCTAGAATATGCAAGGATGGATTTGAAAAAAAGTTTATTAAGGAGCAAAGAGACGTTTATGGTATTGCGTATACCCAAAATATGCTTTCAGGACGTTGGAAGTCTCTTATTCTTTGGTTTTTAAAAACAAGAGAACATCGTTATAGTGAAATTAAAGCTTTTTTATGGGATATTTCACAAGGTTCTCTTACAAAACAGTTGAGAGAATTAGAAACAGATGGATTAATTAAACGAGAGGTTTTTCCTGAAGTACCTCCACGTGTTGAATATTCATTAACAACTAAAGGTCGTGAATTTATCCCAATACTTGATATGATGGAGAATTTCGGCAAAAAATTCGGTGAGAAACCTGAGTGA
- a CDS encoding NADPH-dependent F420 reductase — MRFGIIGAGAIGSIISKKLVKNGHDVKIADARGIEHLEGKELAGTPIRVEDAITNIEVLIISLPLIAMPSIRNIIDQIGEEVIVVDTSNYYPFRDDKIEEIENGIIESVWVSNQLGRPIIKAFNNLLAYTLENEGTSEGTSGRIAMAIAGDDLSQKQVIMDVVNELGFDTVDSGSLSDSWRQQPGTPAYCTELTKDELTKALKKANKEKAPLLRDMVMERFAELFAEKKEVEFSHKDIVNMNREIYNS, encoded by the coding sequence ATGAGATTTGGAATTATAGGTGCAGGAGCAATAGGATCAATTATTTCTAAAAAATTAGTAAAGAATGGACATGATGTCAAAATTGCAGATGCCCGAGGAATTGAACATTTAGAAGGAAAAGAGCTTGCTGGAACACCTATACGTGTAGAGGATGCGATTACAAATATTGAAGTTCTTATAATCTCTCTCCCTTTAATAGCAATGCCAAGCATTCGGAACATTATCGATCAAATTGGAGAGGAAGTAATCGTTGTAGATACTTCAAATTACTATCCTTTTAGAGATGATAAAATTGAAGAAATTGAGAACGGGATAATTGAAAGCGTTTGGGTTTCGAATCAATTAGGAAGACCTATCATCAAAGCTTTCAACAATTTATTAGCTTATACTTTAGAAAATGAAGGAACTTCCGAAGGTACTAGTGGACGAATTGCTATGGCAATTGCTGGTGATGATCTGTCACAAAAACAAGTAATCATGGACGTAGTAAACGAGCTAGGCTTCGACACGGTAGATAGTGGTTCTTTAAGTGATTCTTGGAGACAACAACCAGGAACTCCTGCTTACTGCACAGAGCTAACAAAAGATGAACTAACGAAAGCATTAAAAAAGGCAAATAAAGAAAAAGCACCCTTACTACGAGATATGGTGATGGAAAGGTTTGCAGAGCTCTTTGCAGAAAAAAAGGAAGTTGAATTTTCACATAAAGATATTGTGAATATGAACAGAGAAATATACAATTCTTAA
- a CDS encoding DUF4871 domain-containing protein: MWHFWGDKDSISGDFIVVGTDNEGKEHPVLVSGNDTVWQYSNTSISPHNGADSHIPSNMLFPTSGLCKLEIYFNDKLFDEIVINVKDS, translated from the coding sequence ATGTGGCATTTTTGGGGAGACAAAGATAGTATCAGTGGTGATTTTATAGTAGTTGGAACTGACAATGAAGGGAAAGAACATCCCGTGTTGGTATCTGGCAATGATACAGTATGGCAATATTCCAATACTTCCATTAGCCCTCATAACGGTGCCGATTCCCATATCCCATCGAATATGTTGTTCCCTACAAGTGGATTATGTAAATTAGAAATTTATTTTAATGATAAATTATTTGATGAAATAGTTATAAACGTCAAAGATAGTTAA
- a CDS encoding GNAT family N-acetyltransferase produces MDKESKIIISSLKNELIEDIIQSNDYFKVYGRVVPSLQSGKWSYKVVLIDETREIRFPDDKLDWSQYINREDKSLFLAYMNNTCIGQIRIIKDWNRFCYIENIATKKEYRGNGIGKLLLNKAEEWAKQRKLIGMSLEAQDDNLGACRFYVKQGFILGGVDTLKMSYNPNIETTLYWYKLFK; encoded by the coding sequence ATGGATAAAGAAAGTAAAATCATTATTTCTTCATTAAAAAATGAGTTAATTGAGGATATCATTCAGTCAAATGATTATTTTAAAGTGTATGGTAGGGTTGTCCCCAGTTTACAATCAGGAAAATGGTCTTATAAAGTAGTTCTTATTGATGAAACTAGAGAAATACGTTTTCCAGATGACAAACTTGATTGGAGCCAATATATAAACCGTGAGGATAAATCTTTGTTTTTAGCTTATATGAATAATACTTGCATAGGACAAATTAGAATAATAAAGGATTGGAATCGCTTCTGTTATATTGAAAACATTGCTACTAAAAAAGAATATCGAGGAAACGGAATTGGAAAGTTACTCTTAAATAAAGCGGAAGAGTGGGCAAAGCAAAGAAAACTTATAGGAATGTCCCTGGAAGCTCAAGATGATAATCTTGGAGCGTGCAGATTTTATGTGAAACAAGGTTTCATACTAGGTGGGGTTGACACATTAAAGATGTCATATAATCCAAATATTGAAACCACTTTGTATTGGTATAAGTTATTCAAGTAA